In uncultured Cohaesibacter sp., a genomic segment contains:
- the ccmB gene encoding heme exporter protein CcmB, with the protein MGALFVRDLKLSVRIGGGALMGVLFFLIVVTIFPFAVGPDLNLLSRIGPAILWIGALLATLLSLDRLFQADQEDGTLDLLLLGEHPLELVVLVKCAAQWISTGLPLVVATPLLSLFLNIEPVGIAAVTATLMVGTPALTLIGAVGAALTVILRRGGLLLSILILPLTIPVLIFGVSASLGAVTDPAPFDTPFYILCGLSLLYLVIGPVAAAAALRSAQD; encoded by the coding sequence ATGGGTGCCCTCTTCGTTCGGGATTTGAAACTGTCCGTCCGCATCGGCGGTGGCGCGCTGATGGGCGTGCTGTTCTTCCTCATCGTCGTCACCATCTTTCCCTTTGCCGTGGGGCCGGATCTCAATCTGCTCTCGCGCATCGGCCCGGCCATCCTCTGGATCGGCGCCCTGCTGGCAACGCTCCTGAGCCTTGACCGCCTGTTTCAGGCCGATCAGGAAGACGGCACGCTCGACCTGCTGCTGCTCGGCGAACATCCGCTGGAGCTGGTGGTGCTGGTCAAATGCGCGGCCCAGTGGATCTCCACCGGTCTGCCGCTGGTCGTTGCCACACCGCTGTTGTCGCTGTTCCTCAATATCGAACCGGTCGGCATCGCCGCCGTGACCGCAACCCTGATGGTCGGCACACCTGCCCTGACGCTGATCGGTGCGGTGGGCGCAGCCCTCACGGTCATCCTGCGACGGGGCGGACTGCTGCTGTCCATCCTTATCCTGCCGCTGACAATCCCCGTGCTGATCTTCGGCGTCAGCGCCTCGCTCGGCGCGGTAACAGACCCGGCGCCGTTCGACACGCCGTTCTATATCCTGTGCGGGCTTTCTCTGCTCTATCTGGTCATCGGCCCGGTGGCAGCAGCAGCAGCCCTCAGAAGCGCGCAGGATTAG
- the ccmA gene encoding heme ABC exporter ATP-binding protein CcmA translates to MHLSVQNLGCIRGSRPVIENISFELQGGKALVVTGPNGIGKSSLLRTLAGLVKAHAGSMVLEGGEDDLTVGQQAHYFGHTDAIKPAMTCREILKFWQVYYGHPARSPFQAMIEVGIEDLIDLPAAYLSAGQRRRLSLARLLVSNRPLWLLDEPTSALDKTSEHQLEVLMAEHLSEGGLIIAATHAPLGLVDPLRLHLDRSHTAAPELEDALDDETGH, encoded by the coding sequence TTGCATTTAAGCGTTCAGAACCTGGGATGCATCCGCGGCAGCCGTCCTGTCATCGAGAATATTTCCTTCGAGCTGCAAGGCGGAAAAGCGCTTGTGGTAACCGGCCCGAACGGCATCGGCAAATCATCACTGCTGCGCACGCTGGCCGGACTCGTCAAGGCCCATGCCGGCTCCATGGTTCTGGAAGGCGGCGAAGACGATCTCACCGTTGGCCAGCAGGCCCATTACTTCGGTCACACCGATGCCATCAAGCCGGCCATGACCTGCAGGGAGATCCTCAAATTCTGGCAGGTCTATTATGGCCACCCAGCCCGCAGCCCCTTTCAGGCGATGATCGAGGTGGGCATTGAGGATCTGATCGATCTGCCCGCCGCCTATCTCTCCGCCGGTCAGCGCCGCCGCCTGTCACTGGCGCGCCTTCTGGTCAGCAACCGGCCGCTGTGGCTGCTCGACGAGCCCACCTCGGCGCTTGACAAGACATCCGAACATCAACTGGAAGTGCTGATGGCCGAGCATCTGTCCGAAGGCGGGCTGATCATTGCCGCAACCCATGCACCGTTGGGGCTCGTTGACCCTTTGCGCCTGCATCTTGACCGAAGCCACACCGCCGCACCGGAGCTTGAAGACGCTCTGGATGATGAGACCGGACACTAG